In Aegilops tauschii subsp. strangulata cultivar AL8/78 chromosome 3, Aet v6.0, whole genome shotgun sequence, one genomic interval encodes:
- the LOC109783207 gene encoding transcription factor PCL1: protein MLSPRVVRPQPHDGAASAGSSSSRRHMVDRVSEWELGLPSAAELTPVSQPLIPPALAAAFGIGPADALSSPVDAGFLHDSPTSHLTLRFDEYDEEDEEEGEGETDDAAAPGGRRGGGGGGKKARMVWTPELHHRFVEAVEHLGEKGAVPKAIVRLMNVDGLTRENVASHLQKYRLYLKRSSPGAAAPAPPPPPFFPRFDVQRPHQDSANRSGYCAYPKQMTLVIRHSTQSSEHSGRQSTCWKHSTFSTEQLKQGRSSAQCRQRPRKAASAMPK, encoded by the exons ATGTTATCCCCTCGCGTCGTCCGGCCCCAGCCCCACGACGGCGCGGCCTCCGCCGGCTCCTCCTCGTCGCGGCGCCACATGGTGGACCGCGTGTCCGAGTGGGAGCTCGGCCTCCCCTCGGCCGCCGAGCTGACGCCCGTCTCGCAGCCGCTCATCCCGCCGGCCCTCGCCGCGGCCTTCGGGATCGGCCCCGCGGACGCGCTCTCCTCCCCCGTGGACGCCGGCTTCCTCCACGACTCGCCCACCTCCCACCTGACCCTCAGGTTCGACGAGTAcgacgaggaggacgaggaggagggggagggcgagaccgacgacgccgccgcccccgggggccggaggggcggcggcggcggcgggaagAAGGCGAGGATGGTGTGGACGCCGGAGCTGCACCACCGGTTCGTCGAGGCCGTCGAGCACCTCGGCGAGAAGGGCGCCGTGCCCAAGGCCATCGTGCGCCTCATGAACGTCGACGGCCTCACGCGGGAGAACGTCGCCAGCCACCTCCAGAAGTACCGCCTCTACCTCAAGCGCTCCAGccccggcgccgccgcgcccgcgccgccgccaccgcccttCTTTCCCCGCTTCGACGTCCAGCGACCGCATCAAGACTCCGCCAACCGGAGCGGTTACTGCGCGTATCC CAAGCAAATGACCCTTGTGATTCGACACTCAACTCAGAGTTCAGAACACAGCGGCAGACAGAGTACTTGCTGGAAGCATTCCACCTTCAGCACCGAGCAGCTGAAACAAGGCAGAAGCTCGGCACAGTGCAGGCAGAGACCGCGAAAAGCAGCTTCGGCGATGCCAAAGTGA